The following are encoded together in the Ralstonia insidiosa genome:
- the dksA gene encoding RNA polymerase-binding protein DksA gives MSSKKLLTEAEILKMGEKDYMNEAQLAFFKDRLEQMKADIEKNASQTVNELRETVVVPDPADRATIEEEHALELRTRDRERKLLKKVEQSIARIEKGDYGYCDETGEPIGIPRLLARPTANLSLEAQERREKRQKLMGD, from the coding sequence ATGAGCAGCAAGAAACTACTCACCGAAGCCGAAATCCTGAAGATGGGCGAAAAGGATTACATGAACGAGGCGCAGCTCGCCTTCTTCAAGGACCGGCTCGAACAAATGAAGGCTGACATTGAGAAGAATGCCAGCCAAACCGTCAACGAGCTGCGCGAGACCGTGGTCGTGCCGGACCCGGCCGACCGCGCGACCATCGAGGAAGAGCACGCGCTGGAATTGCGCACGCGTGACCGCGAGCGCAAGCTGCTCAAGAAGGTGGAGCAGTCGATCGCCCGCATCGAGAAGGGCGACTACGGCTACTGCGACGAAACCGGCGAGCCGATCGGCATTCCGCGCTTGCTTGCACGCCCCACCGCCAACCTGTCGCTGGAGGCGCAGGAGCGCCGCGAAAAGCGTCAGAAGTTGATGGGTGACTGA
- a CDS encoding DUF484 family protein: MNAQDVANYLQAHPAFFEEHAELLAAIQLTSPHSHRAVSLQERQMEILRDKNKHLELKLSDLMRHGNENDRTQQRVHAWTTRLLGEADTHALPYAVQDGLREIFEVPAVALRVWQVGEEFAHLEVAQGVSEEVRLFAAGLRAPYCGANAGFEAAGWLETAETIESVAIVTLRVPVRGDADQAAAPAFGLLVLGSPDARRFHDGMGTTYLAQIGELAAATLNRLRD; encoded by the coding sequence ATGAACGCACAAGACGTCGCCAACTACCTGCAAGCGCACCCGGCCTTCTTTGAAGAGCACGCGGAATTGCTGGCCGCCATTCAACTGACGAGCCCGCACAGCCACCGTGCCGTGTCGCTGCAGGAGCGCCAGATGGAAATCCTGCGCGACAAGAACAAGCACCTCGAACTCAAGCTGTCGGACCTGATGCGCCACGGCAACGAGAACGACCGCACGCAGCAGCGCGTGCACGCGTGGACGACGCGCCTGCTGGGCGAGGCCGACACGCACGCGCTGCCGTACGCCGTGCAGGATGGTCTGCGCGAGATTTTCGAAGTGCCGGCCGTGGCACTGCGCGTCTGGCAGGTGGGCGAAGAGTTCGCGCACTTGGAAGTCGCGCAAGGCGTGAGCGAGGAAGTGCGCCTGTTCGCGGCTGGCTTGCGCGCGCCGTACTGTGGCGCCAATGCCGGCTTCGAAGCCGCCGGCTGGCTGGAGACCGCTGAGACGATCGAGTCGGTCGCCATCGTTACGCTGCGCGTGCCTGTACGTGGTGATGCCGATCAGGCGGCAGCGCCCGCCTTCGGCCTGCTGGTGCTGGGCTCCCCCGATGCGCGTCGCTTCCACGACGGCATGGGCACGACCTACCTCGCGCAGATCGGCGAACTCGCTGCCGCCACGCTCAACCGCCTGCGCGACTGA
- a CDS encoding FAD-dependent oxidoreductase, with translation MTLDVTRQDPRYNTLKHGFNLRWPATEAQAAGRIALVEKPDDVVPAIQRIVNAGQRPTVRSGGHCYEDFVSNNPDGTIVDLSLLDSPDVRADGSVHIPAGTQNWNGYLELYKRHNVTLPGGSCYSVGAGGHICGGGYGLLSRLQGLTVDWLSALDIVTVDKDGKAAARTVDATRDPELFRACRGAGGGTFGVITGYTFAKLPQAPQEVALATVAFDWASMTPQRFAELLRIYGEYWETRGKDPDTWGMFSLLKLTHKSAGQIVLLTQFCNPDGTCRDLSVLNDFLDRFQACAPTSVKSHPPGYGPAHKPGMGQLLCSKPHTIVQYDWLTATQYLNGSGANQRGKYKSAYMKRGFTAREAQRIYTHLTRTIPGVDLSQSLLQVDSYGGAVNKTERIADTAVPQRASIMKLQYQTYWTSAADDAGHLRWISDFYRDVYGAPDVPAPHSGTPYPGDRYEGCYINYPDVDMLAYPFWPQLYYGDGDLYAFLQRVKRRYDPNNIFHHAMSVRA, from the coding sequence ATGACACTGGATGTGACCCGCCAGGACCCTCGCTACAACACGCTCAAGCACGGCTTCAACCTGCGCTGGCCGGCGACGGAGGCTCAGGCCGCCGGCCGCATCGCCCTTGTTGAAAAGCCCGACGACGTGGTGCCCGCCATCCAGCGCATCGTCAATGCGGGCCAGCGCCCGACGGTGCGCAGCGGCGGACATTGCTACGAAGATTTCGTCTCCAACAACCCCGACGGCACGATCGTCGACCTGAGCCTGCTCGACTCGCCCGATGTACGTGCCGACGGCTCGGTGCACATTCCCGCCGGCACGCAGAACTGGAACGGCTACCTCGAGCTCTACAAGCGCCACAACGTCACGCTGCCCGGCGGCTCGTGCTATTCGGTGGGCGCGGGCGGGCACATCTGCGGGGGCGGTTACGGGCTGTTGTCGCGGCTGCAGGGGCTGACGGTGGACTGGTTGTCCGCCCTGGACATCGTCACCGTGGACAAGGATGGCAAGGCGGCCGCCCGCACCGTTGATGCCACGCGCGATCCCGAGCTCTTTCGTGCATGCCGCGGCGCGGGCGGCGGCACCTTTGGTGTCATCACCGGCTACACGTTCGCCAAGCTGCCCCAGGCGCCGCAGGAGGTGGCGCTTGCCACCGTCGCCTTCGACTGGGCCAGCATGACGCCCCAGCGCTTTGCCGAATTGCTGCGCATCTACGGTGAATACTGGGAGACGCGCGGCAAGGACCCCGACACCTGGGGCATGTTCTCGCTGCTCAAGCTCACGCACAAATCGGCCGGACAGATCGTGCTGCTCACGCAGTTCTGCAACCCCGATGGCACGTGCCGCGATCTTTCCGTGCTCAACGATTTTCTCGATCGCTTCCAGGCCTGCGCGCCCACGTCCGTGAAGAGTCATCCGCCCGGCTATGGCCCCGCGCACAAGCCGGGCATGGGGCAACTGCTCTGCTCCAAGCCGCACACCATCGTGCAGTACGACTGGTTGACCGCCACGCAGTACCTGAACGGCTCGGGCGCCAACCAGCGCGGCAAGTACAAGTCCGCTTACATGAAGCGCGGCTTCACGGCGCGCGAGGCGCAGCGCATCTACACGCACCTCACGCGTACCATCCCGGGCGTGGACTTGAGCCAATCGCTGCTACAGGTGGATTCCTACGGCGGCGCCGTCAACAAGACCGAGCGCATCGCCGATACCGCCGTGCCGCAGCGCGCTTCCATCATGAAGCTGCAGTACCAGACGTACTGGACATCCGCTGCCGACGACGCCGGCCACCTGCGCTGGATCAGCGATTTCTACCGCGATGTCTACGGTGCTCCTGACGTGCCCGCGCCGCACAGCGGCACACCCTACCCCGGCGACCGGTACGAGGGCTGCTACATCAACTACCCAGACGTCGACATGCTCGCCTACCCGTTCTGGCCGCAGCTCTATTACGGCGATGGCGATCTCTATGCGTTCCTGCAACGCGTCAAGCGCCGTTATGATCCGAACAACATCTTCCACCACGCGATGTCCGTGCGTGCGTGA
- the xerC gene encoding tyrosine recombinase XerC: MPQSAHHASDDDARDAPAPPHPQIAAYLDALKFERQLSPHTLASYGHELAVLQRLGAQLAAGIDLTQLQTHHIRRMMAQLHGSGLSGRSIARALSAWRGWYKWMALRDAAVTANPVDGVRAPKSPKRLPKALSVEHAVALMEQLPGDDAETIRDRAVNELFYSCGLRLSELVSLDLRHVKAGEYESASWLDLDAREVMVLGKGSKRRTVPVGSKAAEALSAWLAVREQLARPAQLDTAPEDAYALFLSPRGKRLAQRQIQLRMKRNAIEAGVPADVHPHVLRHSFATHMLQSSGDLRAVQELLGHASIASTQVYTSLDFQHLAKIYDQAHPRAKKK; encoded by the coding sequence ATGCCGCAATCTGCCCATCACGCGAGTGACGACGATGCGCGCGACGCACCCGCGCCGCCGCATCCGCAGATTGCAGCCTATCTCGATGCGTTGAAGTTCGAGCGGCAACTCTCGCCGCACACGCTGGCAAGCTACGGCCATGAGTTGGCCGTACTGCAGCGATTGGGTGCGCAGCTCGCGGCCGGTATCGATCTCACACAACTCCAGACGCACCACATCCGCCGCATGATGGCGCAACTGCACGGCAGCGGTCTGTCGGGCCGCAGCATTGCGCGGGCGTTGTCGGCGTGGCGTGGCTGGTACAAGTGGATGGCGCTGCGTGATGCGGCGGTGACGGCCAACCCTGTCGACGGCGTGCGTGCGCCCAAGAGCCCGAAGCGGTTACCGAAAGCCCTGTCCGTCGAACACGCCGTCGCGCTGATGGAGCAACTGCCTGGCGACGACGCAGAGACGATCCGCGATCGCGCCGTCAACGAGCTGTTCTATTCGTGCGGGCTGCGCCTCTCGGAACTGGTCAGCCTGGATCTGCGCCACGTGAAGGCCGGCGAGTATGAGTCCGCCAGTTGGTTGGACCTCGACGCACGCGAGGTGATGGTGCTTGGCAAGGGTAGCAAGCGCCGCACCGTGCCGGTCGGCTCCAAGGCTGCCGAAGCGCTGTCCGCGTGGCTGGCGGTGCGCGAGCAACTGGCCAGGCCTGCGCAGCTTGATACGGCGCCGGAGGATGCGTACGCGCTGTTCCTGTCGCCGCGCGGCAAGCGCCTTGCACAGCGGCAGATTCAACTGCGCATGAAGCGCAACGCCATCGAGGCTGGTGTCCCGGCGGATGTGCACCCGCACGTGCTGCGGCACTCGTTTGCCACGCATATGCTGCAATCGTCCGGTGACTTGCGCGCCGTGCAGGAACTGCTCGGGCACGCCAGCATCGCCAGCACGCAGGTTTATACTTCGCTCGATTTTCAGCACCTGGCCAAGATCTACGATCAGGCGCATCCCCGCGCGAAGAAGAAGTAA
- a CDS encoding metal-dependent hydrolase encodes MASNAAHHATGWAAGLIAATFVAQASHTSLEHLASILAFCAAVAGSTAPDWMEVAWWTRARRLWITHRTATHWGIGWVAALVLSYQALSHDHLWAPLLFGFACGGLMHLLADWPNPLGVPWIWGRHSLNLWKSGRCDLIVVMLAWAAACWVVRPLWETTASRVLAWFAHLVR; translated from the coding sequence ATGGCATCCAACGCAGCACATCATGCGACGGGTTGGGCGGCAGGTTTGATCGCCGCCACCTTTGTCGCACAGGCTTCCCACACTTCCCTCGAACACCTCGCAAGCATCCTGGCATTTTGCGCCGCGGTTGCCGGCAGCACGGCGCCTGACTGGATGGAGGTCGCCTGGTGGACCCGCGCCCGCCGGCTCTGGATCACGCACCGTACCGCCACGCACTGGGGCATCGGCTGGGTTGCAGCACTGGTGCTGTCTTACCAAGCGCTGAGCCATGATCACCTGTGGGCGCCGCTGCTGTTCGGCTTTGCCTGCGGCGGACTGATGCACTTGCTGGCCGATTGGCCCAATCCGCTGGGCGTGCCCTGGATCTGGGGGCGCCATTCCCTGAACCTCTGGAAGAGCGGGCGCTGCGACCTGATTGTGGTGATGCTGGCGTGGGCGGCGGCATGCTGGGTGGTGCGGCCGCTGTGGGAGACGACGGCATCGCGGGTGCTCGCCTGGTTTGCCCATCTGGTGCGCTGA
- a CDS encoding CobW family GTP-binding protein, with protein sequence MSKMIPVTILTGFLGSGKTTLLKRILTEQHGMKIAVIENEFGEENIDNDILVQDGNEQIVQMSNGCICCTIRGDLVAGLSDLLTRHDNGQIQFDRVVIETTGVANPGPVAQTFFMDDEIASRYLLDAVITLVDAKHGNMQLDKQEEAQRQVGFADAIFITKSDLVPAEDVDALRHRLLHMNPRAPIRTANFGDTPIDTIFDLRGFNLNAKLEIDPDFLREDDHDHNHDHDHDHACSADCDHGHDHDHHHGHHHHHGHAHHTDRIASFVFRSDRPFNYAKLEEFLSGVLNIYGEKLLRYKGVLYMEGVDRKVVFQGVHQLMGSDVGGKWDGEKPSNRMVFIGVDLPRETILKGLENCLA encoded by the coding sequence ATGTCCAAAATGATCCCGGTCACCATCCTGACGGGCTTTCTCGGTAGCGGTAAGACCACGCTGCTCAAGCGCATCCTGACCGAGCAGCACGGCATGAAGATTGCCGTGATCGAAAACGAGTTCGGTGAAGAGAACATCGACAACGACATCCTCGTGCAGGACGGCAACGAGCAGATCGTGCAGATGAGCAACGGTTGCATCTGCTGCACCATCCGTGGCGACCTTGTGGCGGGCCTGTCCGACCTGCTCACGCGCCACGACAACGGCCAGATCCAGTTCGACCGCGTGGTCATCGAGACCACCGGCGTGGCCAACCCCGGCCCCGTCGCGCAGACCTTCTTCATGGACGACGAGATCGCCAGCCGCTACCTGCTGGACGCCGTCATCACGCTGGTCGACGCCAAGCACGGCAACATGCAACTCGACAAGCAGGAAGAGGCGCAACGCCAAGTGGGCTTTGCTGATGCCATCTTCATCACCAAGAGCGATCTGGTGCCGGCTGAGGACGTGGACGCGCTGCGCCACCGCCTGCTGCACATGAACCCGCGCGCCCCGATCCGCACCGCCAATTTTGGCGACACGCCGATCGACACCATCTTCGATCTGCGCGGCTTCAACCTGAACGCCAAGCTGGAGATCGACCCGGACTTCCTGCGCGAAGATGATCATGACCATAACCACGATCATGATCACGACCATGCCTGCTCGGCCGACTGTGACCACGGTCATGACCATGACCACCATCACGGTCACCACCATCACCACGGCCACGCGCACCACACGGATCGCATCGCCTCGTTCGTCTTCCGTAGCGACCGCCCGTTCAACTACGCCAAACTGGAGGAATTCCTCTCGGGCGTGCTGAACATCTACGGCGAGAAGCTGCTGCGCTACAAGGGCGTGCTCTATATGGAAGGTGTCGACCGCAAGGTGGTGTTCCAGGGCGTGCACCAGCTCATGGGCAGCGACGTGGGCGGCAAGTGGGATGGTGAAAAGCCCAGCAATCGCATGGTTTTCATCGGGGTGGATCTGCCGCGCGAAACAATTTTGAAAGGATTGGAGAACTGTCTGGCCTAG
- the gatB gene encoding Asp-tRNA(Asn)/Glu-tRNA(Gln) amidotransferase subunit GatB, translated as MQWEVVIGLETHTQLSTVSKIFSGASTAFGAEPNTQAAPVDLALPGVLPVLNKGAVERAITFGLAIGAKIAPKSIFARKNYFYPDLPKGYQISQYEIPVVQGGTLTIQVEGKNGQPGYEKTVQLTRAHLEEDAGKSLHEDFAGMTGIDLNRAGTPLLEIVTEPDMRSAAEAVAYAKALHALVMWLGICDGNMQEGSFRCDANVSVRPGPDAPFGTRCEIKNLNSFRFLEEAINYEVRRQIELIEDGGTVVQETRLYDPDRKETRSMRSKEDAQDYRYFPDPDLLPLVIGDDWVERVRASLPELPAAMAARFESAYGLPKYDASILTATKATAAYFEAVVADAGAANAKAAANWIMGELASNLNRADLEIDAAPVKPAQLAKLLARIADGTISNNTAKKDVFPAMWAGEHAGDADAIIEAKDLKQTSDSGELEKIIDDVLAANAKSVEEFRAGKEKAFNALVGQAMKATRGKANPAQVNDLLKKKLGAA; from the coding sequence ATGCAATGGGAAGTGGTGATCGGCCTCGAGACGCACACGCAGCTCTCGACGGTCTCGAAGATTTTCTCCGGCGCCTCCACCGCATTTGGTGCTGAGCCCAACACGCAGGCCGCGCCGGTGGATCTGGCGCTGCCGGGCGTGCTGCCGGTGCTGAACAAGGGCGCCGTTGAGCGCGCCATTACGTTCGGCCTGGCCATCGGCGCCAAGATCGCGCCCAAGAGCATCTTTGCGCGCAAGAATTACTTCTACCCCGATCTGCCCAAGGGCTACCAGATCAGCCAGTACGAGATCCCGGTGGTGCAGGGCGGCACGCTGACCATCCAGGTGGAAGGCAAGAACGGCCAGCCCGGGTATGAGAAGACCGTGCAACTGACGCGTGCCCACCTGGAAGAAGACGCCGGCAAATCACTGCACGAAGACTTCGCGGGCATGACCGGCATCGACCTGAACCGCGCCGGCACACCGCTCTTGGAAATCGTGACCGAGCCCGACATGCGCAGCGCTGCGGAAGCCGTGGCCTACGCCAAGGCCCTGCACGCGCTGGTGATGTGGCTGGGCATCTGCGACGGCAACATGCAGGAAGGTAGCTTCCGCTGCGATGCAAACGTGTCCGTGCGTCCGGGCCCGGACGCGCCGTTCGGCACGCGCTGCGAGATCAAGAACCTGAACTCGTTCCGTTTCCTGGAAGAGGCGATCAACTACGAAGTGCGCCGCCAGATCGAGCTGATCGAAGACGGCGGCACCGTGGTGCAGGAAACCCGCCTGTACGATCCGGACCGCAAGGAAACGCGCTCGATGCGCAGCAAGGAAGACGCGCAGGATTACCGCTACTTCCCCGACCCCGATCTGCTGCCGCTGGTGATTGGCGACGACTGGGTCGAGCGCGTGCGCGCCTCGCTGCCCGAGTTGCCGGCCGCGATGGCTGCGCGCTTTGAATCGGCCTATGGCCTGCCGAAGTACGACGCCAGCATCCTGACCGCCACCAAGGCGACCGCCGCGTACTTCGAAGCCGTCGTGGCGGATGCCGGCGCTGCCAACGCCAAGGCGGCCGCCAACTGGATCATGGGCGAGCTGGCCTCGAACCTGAACCGTGCGGATCTGGAAATCGACGCTGCGCCAGTCAAGCCTGCGCAACTGGCCAAGCTGCTCGCCCGCATTGCCGACGGCACGATCAGCAACAACACCGCCAAGAAGGACGTCTTCCCCGCCATGTGGGCTGGCGAGCACGCAGGGGACGCCGACGCGATCATCGAGGCAAAGGACCTCAAGCAGACGTCCGACTCTGGCGAGCTGGAGAAGATCATCGACGATGTGTTGGCGGCCAACGCCAAGTCGGTTGAGGAATTCCGCGCGGGCAAGGAGAAGGCGTTCAACGCGCTGGTCGGCCAGGCCATGAAGGCCACGCGCGGCAAGGCCAACCCCGCACAAGTGAACGATCTGCTGAAGAAGAAACTGGGCGCAGCCTGA
- a CDS encoding Fur family transcriptional regulator: MNTPAPRDDLATSQPDSPDAAARTRLRSLGSRVTEPRVRVLAVLMQGDEPLSHQAVCDALPDDAGIDRVTVYRVLDWLVAGGIVHKTAGADRVFRFSLAEHDAAREAAHRSHSHFHCTQCGRDFCLETAEPPAMPKAALPAGFAADHAELTIKGCCADCAHPAAHHQTGNASCPK, from the coding sequence ATGAACACCCCGGCCCCGCGAGACGATCTCGCCACATCACAACCTGATTCGCCTGATGCGGCTGCCCGCACACGCCTGCGCAGCCTGGGCAGCCGCGTGACCGAGCCGCGCGTGCGCGTACTGGCCGTGCTGATGCAGGGCGACGAGCCGCTCTCGCACCAGGCGGTGTGCGACGCGCTGCCGGACGACGCGGGCATCGACCGCGTGACGGTCTACCGCGTGCTCGACTGGCTGGTGGCCGGCGGCATCGTCCACAAGACGGCCGGCGCCGATCGCGTCTTCCGCTTCAGCCTGGCCGAGCACGACGCCGCGCGTGAAGCCGCGCACCGTTCGCACAGCCATTTCCACTGCACGCAATGCGGGCGCGACTTCTGCCTGGAAACGGCGGAACCGCCGGCCATGCCGAAGGCCGCCCTGCCCGCCGGTTTCGCGGCCGACCACGCTGAACTCACCATCAAGGGCTGCTGCGCCGACTGCGCGCATCCAGCCGCCCATCACCAGACAGGAAACGCCTCATGTCCAAAATGA
- a CDS encoding class I SAM-dependent rRNA methyltransferase, whose amino-acid sequence MQTLILKPGKERSLLRRHPWIFANAIDRMEGRPPASGATVVVRAANGQFLARAAFSPVSQIRARVWSFDEAEPIDHAFFKRRIATAVAYRRTWVHDTDAVRLIMGEADGLPGLIVDQYGTGETGQLVCQFSAAGVEHWKDAIVAALIKETGCPNVYERSDVSVREREGLEQMTGVLAGAEPPEDLSATEHGVRYYVDVREGHKTGFYVDQRDNRALVGALAKDRDVLNCFCYTGGFSLAALKGGAKSVVSIDSSGEALAVAERNVALNGFDPARAEWLDADVFKSLRNFRAEGRQFDLIVLDPPKFAASAQQVDRAARAYKEINLVGMQLLRPGGLLFTYSCSGAIDADLFQKIVAGAAADAKVTARIQRRLAGGVDHPLLTSFPEGEYLKGLLLQIG is encoded by the coding sequence ATGCAAACCCTGATTCTCAAGCCCGGCAAGGAGCGCTCGCTGCTGCGCCGGCACCCGTGGATTTTCGCCAACGCCATCGACCGCATGGAAGGCCGCCCGCCGGCCTCCGGCGCCACCGTGGTCGTGCGTGCCGCCAATGGCCAGTTCCTGGCGCGCGCCGCGTTCAGCCCGGTCTCGCAGATCCGCGCCCGCGTGTGGTCGTTCGATGAGGCGGAGCCCATCGATCACGCGTTCTTCAAGCGCCGCATCGCCACCGCCGTGGCGTACCGTCGTACATGGGTGCACGACACTGATGCCGTGCGCCTCATCATGGGCGAGGCCGATGGCCTGCCCGGCCTGATCGTCGACCAGTACGGCACGGGTGAAACGGGGCAACTCGTCTGCCAGTTCAGCGCCGCCGGCGTGGAGCACTGGAAGGACGCCATCGTCGCTGCGCTCATCAAGGAGACCGGCTGCCCGAACGTGTACGAGCGCTCCGACGTGAGCGTGCGAGAGCGCGAAGGCTTGGAGCAGATGACCGGCGTGCTGGCCGGCGCCGAACCGCCAGAAGACCTCTCCGCCACCGAGCACGGCGTGCGCTACTACGTGGATGTGCGCGAGGGCCACAAGACCGGCTTCTACGTCGATCAGCGCGACAACCGTGCGCTCGTCGGCGCGCTGGCGAAAGACCGCGACGTGCTCAACTGCTTCTGCTATACCGGTGGATTCTCGCTGGCAGCGCTCAAGGGTGGCGCGAAGTCTGTCGTGTCGATCGACTCGTCGGGCGAGGCACTGGCGGTGGCTGAGCGCAATGTTGCCCTCAACGGCTTCGATCCGGCGCGCGCCGAGTGGCTCGATGCGGATGTCTTCAAGTCGTTGCGCAACTTCCGCGCGGAAGGCCGCCAGTTCGACCTGATCGTGCTGGACCCGCCCAAGTTTGCGGCGTCGGCCCAGCAGGTCGATCGTGCGGCGCGGGCGTACAAGGAGATCAACCTGGTCGGCATGCAGTTGCTGCGCCCGGGCGGTCTGCTGTTCACGTACTCCTGCTCAGGCGCGATCGATGCGGACCTGTTCCAGAAGATCGTGGCCGGTGCGGCGGCCGATGCCAAGGTGACGGCGCGCATTCAGCGCCGGCTGGCCGGTGGCGTGGATCACCCGCTGCTGACGAGCTTTCCGGAAGGCGAATACCTCAAGGGTTTGCTGCTGCAGATCGGCTAG
- a CDS encoding lactonase family protein, with product MTNRPNRNSPNRRTFMQWTGSLPLMGALPKTAMAQASEQPAASGAQPAGAARPPRFAYVGTYTFNAPGGTAGGPPARGIYVLAPRGDAWTQVQVVESANPSFLAVHPNQRFLYAINELEVYEGRPNGSAEAYAIDPHDGKLTLLNRQPLSLSGTNPAHVVVSPDGRYLAVSIYSGGAYNLLPIGADGKLGDVSGIFKDTGAGPRPEQEAPHAHMMLFDPAGKHVIGTDLGTDRINVFAIEGGKLAPRDRAQLKPGSGPRHLALHPQGKLLYVINELDGTVACHGYDADTGRVLEERQRISTTPADYTGQKSGAEVLLHPSGRFLYASNRKLKSDHPLADSVAAFSIDTSGKLTASQYWSEGLHFPRAMTMAADGNHLYALSQKGDTILRLRIDPQTGKLDQPVVVAKVPTPVCLVLAT from the coding sequence ATGACCAATCGCCCTAACCGCAATTCGCCAAATCGTCGAACCTTCATGCAGTGGACCGGTAGCCTGCCCTTGATGGGCGCTCTTCCCAAAACCGCGATGGCCCAGGCGAGTGAGCAGCCTGCCGCCTCCGGTGCACAACCCGCCGGCGCCGCGCGCCCGCCGCGCTTTGCCTACGTCGGCACCTACACATTCAACGCACCAGGTGGTACCGCCGGTGGCCCGCCCGCACGTGGCATCTACGTGCTCGCCCCGCGCGGCGATGCGTGGACGCAGGTGCAGGTGGTCGAAAGCGCCAACCCGTCGTTCCTGGCGGTGCACCCGAATCAGCGCTTCCTGTACGCGATCAACGAGCTCGAGGTCTACGAGGGCCGCCCCAACGGCAGCGCCGAGGCCTACGCCATCGACCCGCACGACGGCAAGCTGACGCTGCTCAACCGGCAGCCCCTGTCGCTGTCGGGCACGAACCCGGCGCACGTGGTGGTGTCGCCGGACGGGCGCTATCTGGCGGTTTCGATCTATAGCGGCGGTGCGTACAACCTCCTGCCGATCGGCGCGGACGGCAAGCTGGGCGACGTGTCGGGCATCTTCAAGGACACCGGTGCCGGCCCACGCCCTGAACAGGAGGCGCCACATGCGCACATGATGCTGTTCGATCCGGCGGGCAAGCACGTGATCGGCACCGACCTGGGCACCGACCGCATCAACGTGTTCGCCATCGAGGGCGGCAAGCTGGCGCCGCGCGACCGGGCGCAACTCAAGCCCGGCAGCGGCCCGCGCCATCTGGCGCTGCATCCACAGGGCAAGCTGCTCTACGTCATCAACGAGCTGGACGGCACGGTCGCCTGCCACGGTTATGACGCGGACACCGGCCGCGTACTGGAGGAGCGCCAGCGCATCTCCACCACCCCCGCCGACTACACCGGCCAGAAGAGCGGCGCCGAGGTGCTGCTGCACCCGTCCGGGCGCTTCCTGTATGCCAGCAATCGCAAGCTGAAGTCGGATCACCCGCTGGCCGACAGTGTGGCCGCCTTCAGTATCGACACCTCGGGCAAGCTCACCGCCAGCCAGTACTGGAGCGAGGGCCTGCACTTCCCGCGTGCGATGACGATGGCAGCCGACGGCAACCACCTCTACGCACTCAGCCAGAAGGGCGACACGATCCTGCGGCTGCGCATTGACCCGCAGACCGGCAAGCTGGATCAGCCCGTGGTGGTGGCCAAGGTGCCGACGCCGGTGTGCCTGGTGTTGGCCACCTGA